In the Pongo abelii isolate AG06213 chromosome 18, NHGRI_mPonAbe1-v2.0_pri, whole genome shotgun sequence genome, agtagaggtgcatgccgccatgcctggctaattttttgtattttaatagagacagggcaatctgcccacctaagcctcccaaagtgctgggattacaggcatgagccactgcgcccagcctaatgcTTGATCTTCTTAAAATTTCTGACAAACCGTTGCTATTACTCTCTGTACTTTACTATGGAAAATAGAAACTCCCTGATTTAAAACTTCCCTATAATACTTCCAGTATTATCCTTCTATTCCTGCTAAAACAGATCCCCTTAGGTTGAACTTCTCTTAATATTCTCTGTATGCAGTGTATCTTTTCCCTCATTGGGCAATATATTCTGCCTACCCAAAGCCATTTGTTCTTTGAGTTCAAGATCTATCTAATCCATGAGACCtgatatatactaatatatttatttatttcttcctttcctgacaACAAATATCGTTTATATCATCTACACTATAAAAACTCAGATTTAATAGTATACCATCTGATGGTTTTACCCTTTTTTAGTTGCCAAAAGATTGTCTTGTTTCTATTCAAGCTCTGTTTATTAtggtatttctatatattttatctgTGTGGCAGAACATATAGAAAGCAATCAGAACATACTTGATTGATCAGTAAGAAATCTGGTTAGCAAGAaaacttttctcatttattcatttccacAAGCATTTTTTGCATGTCCCACTGAGaacaattcttaaaaaaattacaaggcattcTCTGTCCTCAGGAGTTGAGTGGATTCTTATTGCAGGATAAGGAGTTTGGGGGTTTAGGGCCTTATTGTGATTTCCTctctcaacattttattatgaacattttcaaataggaaagttgaaaaaaattttacAGTCAGTACCACATACCTACCACCAAGATTATCACATTTGTTGTTGttaacatgttattttatttgctttgttaacatgtgttttatttgctttatcaTGTATTTCTTTAGCCATCTATCAATCCATCTTACTTTTTGATGCATTTCCAAGTAAGTTGCAGGCATAATTACATTTCACCCCTACACTTTTAGTATGTATGTCGTTAACtagaattcaattttttttagtttttaaaagaaaatgttatatacagTGAAATGTACAAGTCTTATATGTACCATCCAgttggttttgacaaatgcattcaCTTGCCTAGCCCAAATTCCTATTgacatagaacatttccatcactccaaaaagCTCTCTGCCCTTAGTTTTTAAAGGTTATCATTCTTAAACGCTAAAAATTAATCAATTTGCTTGTATCAGTGTTCTGAAGTAAAAACAGGGACTTAAAGATCAATTTATTAGCCagattgaaataaattttttggtCAAGGGAGGTAATTAGTGTACAACCAGAGCTCAAATAGATGAAAACCACAGTACCAGTTGTAAAGACAAAGATGATTTGCCTCCTGATCAAGGACCTCCTCGATCTCCAAGGGTTATACTTTACAAActgagaaaatgcagtatttcaAATAATCTTTTCAGTTATATTGCTGGGTACAGATTTTCTCTGCAGCATTTGGAGACCTAGAACCTCAGAGTTGACAgtaaagaaattatgaaatggATATATTAGAAAGACAGATTTTGTGGTGGTTTATAAAAGGATAGGAGGCATGGAGAGCATATAGGATCCTAAGATGGACTATGATCCTGTTCCATTTGTATCTGTGCCTAATACAGTCCTGCTCacttatttccttattttctaaCCAGCCCTCCTAGATGGGCTTTCCTTATTCTCTGGACTTAACCACATACTCTGGATCTGCAGTCTTCACTATCATTTattcacttttccttttctccattttgGGTCTTCTTCTCAGGATACAGGACTAATTTCAAAACACAGTCATATGTAACTTATATCTCTTTCTTCATTCCTACTCTAGCAGTTTATTTCAACAGGAAGGAATAGGGGACTTTTGTACTTTGGATTTCTTTCAGACTGGAAGACCAGGCCTGAAGTCAAATCATCACATTTGCAGCAGGATGTATCAGAAGTATCCCACTGCACACATGGTCTCTCACATGCTACATTAGAAGACTCCTGGGATGTTAGCAGCCAGTTAGACAGGCAGCAGGAAAACTGGAAGAGACATCTGGGATCAGAGGCATCCacccagaagaaaataattacaccACAAGAAAGTTTTGAGCAAAATAAATTTGGTGAAAACTCTAGATTGAACACCAATTTGGTTACACAACTGAACATTCCTGCAAGAATAAGGCCTAGTGAATGTGAGACCCTTGGAAGCAATTTGGGACATAATGCGGACTTACTTAATCAGAATAATATTCTTGCAAAAAAGAAACCCTATAAGTGTGATAAATGTAGAAAAGCCTTTATTCATAGATCATCGCTTACTAAACATGAGAAAACTCATAAAGGAGAGGGAGCTTTCCCTAATGGAACAGATCAAGGAATTTATCCTGGAAAGAAACACCATGAATGTAGTGACTGTGGGAAAACCTTTCTCTGGAAGACACAACTTACTGagcatcagagaattcacactgggGAGAAACCCTTTGAATGCAATGTGTGTGGAAAGGCCTTCAGGCATAGCTCATCTCTTGGTCAGCATGAGAATGCTCATACCGGAGAGAAACCCTATCAGTGTAGTCTCTGTGGGAAAGCCTTCCAGCGCAGCTCCTCCCTTGTTCAACACCAgcgaattcacactggagagaaaccatatcGATGTAATCTATGTGGGAGGTCCTTTAGGCATGGCACATCCCTCACTCAACATGAGGTCACACATAGTGGAGAGAAGCCCTTCcagtgtaaggaatgtgggaaggcctttaGTCGATGTTCTTCCCTTGTCCAACATGAGAGgactcatactggagagaaaccttttGAATGTAGCATATGTGGGAGGGCTTTTGGtcagagcccatccctttataAACATATGAGGATTCATAAGAGAGGCAAACCTTACCAAAGCAGTAACTACAGCATAGACTTCAAGCACAGCTCATCTCTCACTCAAGATGAAAGCACTCTTACCGAAGTGAAATCCTACCATTGTAATGACTGTGGGGAAGACTTTAGTCACATTACAGACTTTACTGACCATCAGAGGATCCATACTGGAGAGAACCCCTATGATTGTGAGCAGGCTTTTAGTCAGCAAGCTATTTCTCAtcctggagagaaaccctatcaATGTAATGTATGTGGGAAAGCTTTCAAAAGGAGTACAAGTTTCATAGAGCATcacagaattcatactggagagaaaccctatgaatgtaatgagTGTGGAGAAGCCTTTAGTCGACGCTCATCACTTACTCAACATGAGAGAacccacactggagagaaaccctatgaatgtattgactgtgggaaagcctttagtcAAAGTTCATCTCTCATTCAGCATGAGAgaactcatactggagagaagccctatgaatgtaatgaatgtgggagaGCCTTCCGAAAAAAAACCAACCTGCATGatcatcagagaattcatactggagaaaaaccctattcttgtaaggaatgtgggaaaaaCTTCAGCCGAAGTTCAGCTCTTACTAAACACCAGAGAATTCATACTCGAAATAAACTCTAGGAACCGTGAAATTAAGGAATTTGCAGAATGCTTTAGCTAAAATGTTGTTCTGATTCAGGATCAGAGGATTCTTAGAGAGAGCGAGCTTGGGAATGTAATgaattatgtgtgtgtttatacattgTGTGTGGAGAAAACTGCCAgtagacagattttttttaacataaatacaCATTCTCTGATCTGATTACAGACTAGTGTAAAAACAACTACATATATGTAGCTGGTTGGGGATGATATACCTATATGTTGGACTTTGCTTTTGAATATATGTATGCAGGATATCATCAAGTTTCAACATCTTGACTTGTGACCCCAAATGTcaacagcttttttaaaaaataaattcctgcaGTAATAAccaaaactcattttaaaaattgcttgacAACTGCACTCAACTGCAGCTCTTACATTAACTTCACCGTGGAAACCAGTTCCAACTCCAGGAAGTCACCATTCAAAGAATTAGATCAACTAGCCCAACCACTTCATtgtacagatgaagagactgaaaGCCAAAGATGTGAAGTGGTTTCCACAGTATGATACAGCCTATAAGGGTAAAGCTGGGTTAAAAATGTAGGTTTCCTGGATTTGGGGCCCCATGGCCTTGCCAGTGAAAAGGTTATTTTCTGACTCAGAgggctttaaaataaattttaagatacATCAGATATGCAAACATTTAATGGGCACCTATGGGTTGGACACTTTGAGAATTCTTAAAAGTGGCAGCAAAATGTATGCAAATTTATCACAAACTATTTAAAGCAACTTCTTGGAGGCTTACAAACCACAATTTAACAGAAACTGTAGATAGTTGAACTACTAgtgacttttttccccttttcccagTTACAATTATACTTTCAGCTAACATATGCCAGTTTCACAGAACTATTAGGTCCCTTTATTGTACTTTTTATGGCATGTCCATGAAAAAGCACTGTCTTAAGCCTACAGTATCAGATCAATgggaaaacaacagaaaactaaGAGGAGAAGTTTCCCCTGTTAATTTTATTGCAGAAAAGTGTAAGTCTAATTGCCCATTGCCATAAATTTTGTCTTTTACTCAGAGAAACAACATGCACTGGCTCATTTTATgtgcaaagaaaatatttcaccattaaaaaaattaacttggctagatatggtgtctcacacctgtaatcccagcactttgggtggctaaggcagatagactgcttaagcctaggagttcaagaccagcctggacaacatggtgaaaccccatctctttaaaaaaaaaaaaaaatccaaaaattagctgggcatggtggcatgcagctatagtcccagctactcaggaggctgaggtgggaggatcactggaacccgggagcagagactgcagtgagctgagatcacactactgcattccagcctgagcaacagagcaagacacacacacacacgtcaatTTATTTTAGTTCTATAAGGCTTTTCCATTAGTAAAGCGTCAGCTAAGCTGCAGTGGCCTGCTCCATCCCCTAATGACTCCCATGGGCTATCCTAAAGGAATTTCCAGAACCTTTGTTGGTGTGTTGACATTGACCACGCAGACCAATTTGGGCACAACTGGACATTGATTCCTTTTACACAGGAGCTGCCTCCCAAAGATAGATAAATTTTCCCAGCCCTAAATATGAATCGTGGGGCAAGATGATATTGATGGTGAACCTTTCCTCCTGGATTCTTTGCATGCCAGATAGCAGGATCCATTGCCTTTCTCTCATCATGGATGGCATGCAGCAGCACCCAAGTATTCTTCATTCTTTGCAGGGAAAAAATTGTGCATGGGGGCTGAAATATAGTATGTGTAGCTCAATTAGTCTCTCCTCTGTGATGCAAAATGGAATATTCCATGGCAGATCTGCCCTTCTCAGATGCTGACCATCCAAAACACCTTGTTTATGGTGCTCCATGATTAGCTCACACACAATGCCAAGGCCATGCTTGTATCGTCTGATACATAGTTTGACAATGGGTAATTCTACTCAGACCTTCCCTACTGATTGGCTAGGATGCCTGTCAGGAACTCATTTTGCTACTGGTTGTTTGGGGATCCCCATAGTGGACTACTTTCAGGAATGGCATGAATTGTAACCAACTGAGTGCTGCTCCCACTGTTATGGAAGTTTATAAAACCTTAGTTCCGGAAGACCCAAAGGAGACTACTGGTTTGTGTTTGGAGCTTGGCCTAGATCCAACCACCACTCTCTGAACCTCAGCACATCTTCATTGACAGGGAGGGAGCCCAGGACATATGTGTGGCTCATTGACCAGAAGCCTTTCTTAGTCCCAACAGCCATGCACCATGCACTTAGGGATACCCAGCCTTTTAGAGCTACGTGAAATGCATCCTTGTAACATCATTGTATTCTTTCAATAAATAGCCTTCTGAGTTGAATGGGAGTCAGTTTGTCGTTTTCAATTTTCAGAACTTGGCTAAGATTAAAGAGTGGTGCACCAAGAAGGAGGAATTAACTGCTAAACTCATCACAGCCAGGTGAgttaatagctaccatttattgaatgcttactactTTAAAGACATCGTGCTAAGTGTTTCACATCTGTCATTTCATTCAATCTTTATAACTTCTGGTTAGCGGTGTGGTGGTAGCTCTTTGCCCAgcattttcccccttttcctcTTGTAACAATCTGATTGTATTGACTGTAGGAACCTAAATCAGGATGCCCCTGGGGCTCACTGATAGTTTTAGGGGCAGGCACGAGACCTACTTCAGCTAATCAGAGTCCTTTGCCAGAATTTTTTCCAAGTAGAGCTGGAAGGAGCCCTACTTTGGTCTTTCGTGTTGCTAGGCCAAAAGATAAAGGCCTAGAGCTTCCTGGAACCTGATTTCTTACCAGAGATGGGAAGTAGGAGAGGACAAGGTTGACATGATGGTGTTCTTGTTTCTATTTCCTGATGTCCTTAGACCTGGCTCAATTTCTGAAGCTCTCCTTTGGATTCAGGAAGCTCCCCATCAGTACAACAATTTCTCCTTTTTGCTCAAGCcgattttttatgtttctgttgcttgcatTAAAGAAACCTAAAATATGTATGATATACTTGTATCTGCCAGAGCATCTAGCGCAACTCCATGGAAGATAAGAAAAGACTTCTGCACTTTTAGGCAtattgatggtggtgatgcttgtttttttttttatagctgcagTAGGCTTTTCATTTTGCAGTATTCTGACTTCAAGATTGAGCACTTCTTAAAAATACTAAGGTGGTTAATTCCCACTCATCTGTTAAAATGCAAATGGTGCTTCAGGAAAGGTTTTGCTGACTCTCCTATTTCAATTACATTGGtctcccttttaaaaattttcatggaTTACTGTTAATGTCCTCCATGTTACCACAGTTTGTATTTGtgattatttggttttctttttcctacaCTAGATGGTGAGTTCCAGGAAGGCAAGAGGCCATGTCTGTTTCGATAGCTCTTTTTATTACCCTGCTAATTAATGCCAGGCATATGGTAGATACTTAATATAGTGATATAGTGTTTTAAGTGAGCAACTGAGTGGAGATTGATTGCTAGACAAAGAAGACTggtaaatgaaaagatgctcaatcttGAAGTCAGAatattgcaaaataaaacaatgtagtACTGTTTCCTACCAATTAGGCTGGCAAAAATTGAGAAATCTGGCAGAGGGGTATTAGAACTTTTATACACTGCTGGCAAGAGGGTAACTTGGTATAATTATTTTGGGGAGTAATTTGGCAATACCCAGTAAAATCAAAGCTAAGCATATCTCATGTCTCAGCAATACCACTTGGAGATACATACCCTAGACTAGAAATTCTCCCATGTGAGcaaaagagacacacacaaagaTGTTTATTGAGGCAGTGttttaaagagtaaaaatatgAACACAACAGAAATACTGGGAAGTGAATAGGTTAACAATAAGTCATGGCatattctttttgagacagggtctcgccttgtcagccaggctggagtgcagcagtacgatctcggctcactgcagcctccacctcccaggttcaagtgattctcatgtttcagcatcctgagtagctgggaccacagctgtgtaccaccacacccaactaatttttgtatttttagtagagatgagttttcgccatgttggccaggctggtctcgaactcctggcctcaagtgatccatttcattggcctcccaaagtgctgggattacaggtgtgagccactgtgcccagtcaatcATGGCGTATTCTTATAATTTAACATacagtttttaaatgaaggaacCAGAGCATCTGGCAAAACAATAAAGAAGAGCCTAGAGCTGTCTATTCCACTCCTATATCCATCAAGCTAAATGTGGCTGAAGAAAAACAGAACTATGACGATtagtcccactttttttttttttttgagatggagtctcgctctgtcgcccagcctggagtgcagtggcatgatctcaactcactgcaacctccgcctaccaggttgaagcaattctcctgcctcagcctcctgagtagctgggactacaggcacgcaccaccatgcccagccattttttgtatttttagtagagatggggtttcaccatgttgctcaggctagtctcaaactcctgacctcatgatctgcctgtgtcggcctcccaaagtgctgggattgcaggcgtgagccactgcacccagctgattagTCCCTCTTTAATTTCTTGTATGCTAACCTCCAGCATTTGTTTTCCTATCCAGTCATTGTCCCACTCTTTTAAGTTGCTATTTTATGACTTGTCTCTTTAACCTCTGCAGCACTTCGCCCACTCCTCACTCAGCTGGTGACCTTATTTCCTAGTTAACTGAGAACAAGAAAAGGAATcagaagaggccaggtgcagtggctcacacttttaatctcaacactttgggaggccgcggtgggcaaatttcttgagcccaggagttcgagaccagtctgggcaacatggcaaaactgtttctaccaaaaatgcaaaaaaaaagtagccagtctcataacctggtctcaaaaaataatttttttaaaaaagtaatcagaAGATAATTCCTCTTCTCTGTGCATCTTATTCTTGCATTCTTTCTGTTGCTGTGGTTGACACTTTGTT is a window encoding:
- the ZFP90 gene encoding zinc finger protein 90 homolog isoform X1, whose amino-acid sequence is MAPRPPTAAPQESVTFKDVSVDFTQEEWYHVDPAQRSLYRDVMLENYSHLVSLGYQVSKPEVIFKLEKGEEPWISEGEIQRPFYPDWKTRPEVKSSHLQQDVSEVSHCTHGLSHATLEDSWDVSSQLDRQQENWKRHLGSEASTQKKIITPQESFEQNKFGENSRLNTNLVTQLNIPARIRPSECETLGSNLGHNADLLNQNNILAKKKPYKCDKCRKAFIHRSSLTKHEKTHKGEGAFPNGTDQGIYPGKKHHECSDCGKTFLWKTQLTEHQRIHTGEKPFECNVCGKAFRHSSSLGQHENAHTGEKPYQCSLCGKAFQRSSSLVQHQRIHTGEKPYRCNLCGRSFRHGTSLTQHEVTHSGEKPFQCKECGKAFSRCSSLVQHERTHTGEKPFECSICGRAFGQSPSLYKHMRIHKRGKPYQSSNYSIDFKHSSSLTQDESTLTEVKSYHCNDCGEDFSHITDFTDHQRIHTGENPYDCEQAFSQQAISHPGEKPYQCNVCGKAFKRSTSFIEHHRIHTGEKPYECNECGEAFSRRSSLTQHERTHTGEKPYECIDCGKAFSQSSSLIQHERTHTGEKPYECNECGRAFRKKTNLHDHQRIHTGEKPYSCKECGKNFSRSSALTKHQRIHTRNKL